One window from the genome of Mustela lutreola isolate mMusLut2 chromosome 11, mMusLut2.pri, whole genome shotgun sequence encodes:
- the PHETA1 gene encoding sesquipedalian-1: MKLNERSLAFYATCDAPVDNAGFLYKKGGRHAAYHRRWFVLRGNMLFYFEDPASREPVGVIILEGCTVELVEAAEEFAFAVRFAGARARTYVLAADSQAAMEGWVKALSRASFDYLRLVVRELEQQLAAMRAGDCPPPPRRPRTLPPKENGCAVWSAEPPAASPAPSPAPNPAPSSAGASAAGREPGPAPPPLPPRRRASAPNGPLCAGSFARLHELYGQEVRALRSQWLRSRAQP; the protein is encoded by the coding sequence ATGAAGCTGAACGAGCGCAGCCTGGCCTTCTACGCCACATGCGACGCGCCGGTGGACAACGCGGGCTTCCTGTACAAGAAGGGCGGCCGGCATGCGGCCTACCACCGCCGCTGGTTCGTGCTGCGCGGCAACATGCTCTTCTACTTCGAGGACCCGGCCAGCCGCGAGCCGGTGGGCGTCATTATCCTGGAGGGCTGCACGGTGGAGCTGGTGGAGGCCGCCGAGGAGTTCGCCTTCGCTGTGCGCTTCGCCGGGGCCCGGGCGCGCACCTACGTGCTGGCCGCCGATAGCCAGGCCGCCATGGAGGGCTGGGTGAAGGCGCTGTCGCGGGCCAGCTTCGACTACCTGCGGCTCGTGGTGCGCGAGCTGGAGCAGCAGCTGGCCGCCATGCGGGCTGGGGACTgtccgccgccgccgcgccggcCGCGCACGCTCCCGCCCAAGGAGAACGGCTGCGCCGTGTGGAGCGCGGAGCCCCCGGccgccagccccgcccccagccccgcccccaaccccgcccccagCTCCGCGGGCGCCTCGGCTGCGGGCCGGGAGCCCGGCCCCGCGCCAccgcccctccctccccggcGGCGGGCCTCGGCGCCCAACGGGCCCCTCTGCGCAGGCTCCTTCGCCCGGCTGCACGAGCTGTACGGGCAGGAGGTCAGGGCGCTGAGAAGCCAGTGGCTCAGGAGCCGGGCCCAACCCTGA